From Rutidosis leptorrhynchoides isolate AG116_Rl617_1_P2 chromosome 3, CSIRO_AGI_Rlap_v1, whole genome shotgun sequence, a single genomic window includes:
- the LOC139902551 gene encoding uncharacterized protein: MLPYEMMYGRRCRTQTCWLEAGEKQFAGPEIVQLTAEKVAIAREKLKTARDRQKMYANPRRRPVIFTVGEQIYLKVLPWKGVIHFGKRGKLAPRYIGPFRIQQVLNDQTVVLDLPAGLAGIHNTFNVCYLCKCKVEDESQILPLQDLKVDMNKKLVEEPVRIVDKKITKLRHKQIPMVLVEWKHIVGSNLTWETEELMRTRYPRLFNLD; this comes from the coding sequence ATGCTGCCCTATGAAATGATGTATGGTCGTCGATGTAGAACGcagacttgttggttagaagctggagaaAAACAGTTTGCGGGTCCAGAGATTGTACAGTTAACTGCAGAGAAAGTGGCAATCGCACGCGAGAAATTGAAAACCGcaagagatagacaaaagatgtacgcCAATCCGCGCAGACGGCCAGTTATTTTCACCGTAGGTGAGCAGATATACTTGAAAGTATTGCcctggaaaggtgttattcatttcGGTAAAAGAGGAAAGTTAGCTCCGAGGTACATAGGGCCATTTAGAATACaacaagtgttgaatgatcagacagtAGTATTAGATCTTCCTGCTgggttagctggtattcataacacattcaatgtgtgttaTCTTTGTAAGTGCAAGGTAGAAGATGAAAGTCAAATTCTACCACTGCAAGATTTGAAAGTTGATATGAATAAGAAGTTAGTGGAAGAGCCTGTAAGAATTGTAGACAAGAAGATTACTAAGTTACGGCATAAGCAGATACCGATGGTATTAGTTGAGTGGAAGCACATCGTAGGTTCAAACCTgacatgggagacagaagagttgatgagaactcGTTACCCTCGTTTGTTTAACCTTGactag